ACTTCGGGGTAGACTCGATGGGCCGCCGGGTTACCCCGGCCGGCCCCTGTAGCTCAGTGGATAGAGCAGCGGCCTTCTAATCCGACGGTCGGGGGTTCGACTCCCTCCAGGGGCACCAGCCCGAATGCCCGGGCCTCCTTTCACCGGAGGCCCGGGCATTTCGCGTTCCGCACCTGATGCGCCCTCCCTTCTTGCACAGGGCCACCTACGACACCAGAAATCGCGCCATTTCCTCATTTCCTGCCCGAATTCGGGCAGATTTTTGCCACTCGGCTCCGAATGGGGCAATACTCCCTGTATGCCTGACCACGACCTCATCCGCCGGATCGCCGGTTCCACGGGCCTGCCCGAGTCCGTCGCGGCCCGGGTGATCGAGGACGTCCTCGCCGTGCACTCCGAGACGGTCGACAGCTACGTCCGGCGCCGTCACGCGGAACTCCAGATCCACGGCACCCGTAATACCGAGGCTTTCGAACTCATCGCGGCCGAACTCAAGGACCGCCCCTTCGCGGCGCCCGACCTCTCGGTCCGGCAACTGCGCCGCATGATCTACGGCTGAACCGGCACCACCAGGCTCGCCACGCAGCACCCTGTAAACCCCCTACACCCCCTCGCCCCCCAGGAGACTCCCCCATGTGCGGAATCGTCGGATACATCGGCCACCAGCCGGCCGCGCCCATCCTCATCGAAGGCCTGACCCGCCTCGAGTACCGCGGCTACGACTCGGCGGGGATCGCCGTCGTCGGCAGCAAGGGCACGACGACGGTCCGCCAGGTCGGCCGTGTGCGCCAGCTCGAGGCGGCACTCCCCAAGCGGCTGGCCGGCAAGGCGGGCATCGGCCACACCCGCTGGGCGACCCACGGCCCCGCCGTCGAGGAGAACGCACACCCGCACCGGAGCCAGGACGGCCGGATCAGCGTGGTCCACAACGGCATCATCGACAACGCCGCAGGCCTGCGAGCGCAGCTCACGGACGCCGGCGTGACCTTCACGAGCGAGACCGACACCGAGGTGATCGCGCATCTGGTCGCACGGTCCGCCGCGACGACCCTCGAAGAGGCGGTGCTCGACGCCCTCGGCAAGATCACCGGCACTTACGCGCTGGCCGTGCTCGACGAGCAGCATCCGGACCGCATCGTCCTGGCCCGGAGCGGCTCCCCGCTCATCATCGGGATCGGGGACAAGGAGATGCTCGTGGCCAGCGACGTGGCCGCTCTCGTCCGCCACACCAACCAGGTGGTGCACCTGGAGGACGGCGAACTCGCCACCGTCACGGCCACCGGATTCAGGACCTTCGACCGTGGCAACAGTCCCACCAGCCGGGAGCCCGTGGAGATCAGCGTGGCCGCCGAGGACCTGGAACTGAGCGGGTACCAGCACTACATGCTCAAGGAGATCCACGAGCAGCCCGACGCGGCGGCCATGGTCCTGCGCGGACGCCTGGATGAGCGCTTCGCGACGGCCCGCCTGGACGGCCTCGGCCTGGACCCGAGGGAACTGCGCGGCTTCCGCCGGGTGAAGATCCTGGGCTGCGGCTCCGCGTACTACGTCGGCCAGCTGGGCGCCCAGCTGATCGAGGACCTGGCCCGCATCCCCGCGGACGCCGAGGCCGCGTCCGAGTTCCGCTACCGTCAGCCGATCATCGAACCGGACACGCTGTACGTGGTGGTCAGCCAGAGCGGCGAGACCGCGGACACCGCCTTCGCCGTCGAAGAGATCAAGCGCAAGGGCGGGCGCGTGATCGGCGTCGTCAACGTGGTCGGCTCCACGATCGCCCGGACCGTGCACGGCGGCA
Above is a window of Arthrobacter sp. Y-9 DNA encoding:
- the glmS gene encoding glutamine--fructose-6-phosphate transaminase (isomerizing) — its product is MCGIVGYIGHQPAAPILIEGLTRLEYRGYDSAGIAVVGSKGTTTVRQVGRVRQLEAALPKRLAGKAGIGHTRWATHGPAVEENAHPHRSQDGRISVVHNGIIDNAAGLRAQLTDAGVTFTSETDTEVIAHLVARSAATTLEEAVLDALGKITGTYALAVLDEQHPDRIVLARSGSPLIIGIGDKEMLVASDVAALVRHTNQVVHLEDGELATVTATGFRTFDRGNSPTSREPVEISVAAEDLELSGYQHYMLKEIHEQPDAAAMVLRGRLDERFATARLDGLGLDPRELRGFRRVKILGCGSAYYVGQLGAQLIEDLARIPADAEAASEFRYRQPIIEPDTLYVVVSQSGETADTAFAVEEIKRKGGRVIGVVNVVGSTIARTVHGGIYLHAGPEISVASTKALTNMALAFALLALHLGRLHDLSHAEGERILRGLQRIPEQVKAILDDADQVTALAQEIAKARSVFYIGRVRGFPVAREGAQKLKEISYIHAEAYQTSELKHGPLALIDEQMPTIAVIPDDMLTDRNVAAAEQVLARKGPLVAITHESVELGHLKAQKIVVPKNEPELDPILLTIPTQLLAYQVAVLLGHDVDKPRNLAKSVTVE